The Manis javanica isolate MJ-LG chromosome 6, MJ_LKY, whole genome shotgun sequence genome contains a region encoding:
- the MPZL2 gene encoding myelin protein zero-like protein 2 — protein MDGKGTRRAELLLLGIQLTVLWPIAAVEIYTSRVVEAVNGTDVRLKCTFSSFAPVGDALTVTWNFRPREGGPEQFVFYYHMDPFKPMSGRFKDRVVWDGNPERYDASIILWKLQFDDNGTYTCQVKNPPDVDGLIGEIRLSVVHTARFSEIYFLALAIGSACALMVIIVIVVVLFQHFRKKRWAERAQKVVEIKSKEEEKLNQEKKVSVYLEDTD, from the exons ATGGACGGCAAGGGCACACGGCGGGCCGAGCTGCTGCTGCTTGGCATACAGCTGACAG TTCTTTGGCCTATAGCAGCGGTGGAAATTTATACCTCCCGAGTGGTGGAGGCTGTCAATGGGACAGATGTTCGGTTAAAATGCACTTTCTCCAGCTTCGCTCCTGTGGGTGACGCACTAACAGTGACCTGGAACTTCCGTCCTCGGGAAGGAGGGCCCGAACAGTTT GTCTTCTACTACCACATGGATCCCTTCAAACCCATGAGTGGACGTTTCAAGGACCGGGTGGTCTGGGACGGGAACCCTGAGCGGTATGATGCCTCCATCATCCTCTGGAAGCTGCAGTTTGATGACAATGGGACGTACACCTGCCAAGTGAAGAACCCCCCTGACGTTGACGGGCTGATAGGGGAGATACGGCTCAGCGTCGTGCACACTG CACGCTTTTCTGAGATCTACTTCCTGGCTCTGGCCATTGGCTCTGCTTGTGCACTGATGGTCATAATAGTAATCGTGGTGGTCCTCTTCCAGCATTTCCGGAAAAAGCGATGGGCTGAAAGAGCTCAGAAAGTGGTGGAGATAAAATC aaaagaagaggaaaaactcAACCAAGAAAAAAAGGTCTCTGTTTATTTAGAAGACACAGACTAA